One part of the Malus sylvestris chromosome 2, drMalSylv7.2, whole genome shotgun sequence genome encodes these proteins:
- the LOC126585346 gene encoding uncharacterized protein LOC126585346 produces MTTQPGTNWTLLEDVALCTSWVQVTHDSITGNEMQLREMWSLIHTNYLEKMGGQRTKESMSSRWKLLSQSFSTWRDALAQASGNLRSGENLTDQELQAQAWYGAKTKSKNKTFTRFECWNIVKDCPKFRVVHVGPEVFMNGTPLHSTPEHASHDHDEDDEEVPETPPVEQASGSTRYPIRPQGKKASKRKGNASKNDYAKYMEDLARQGELNLAREMAKFEADKAREDAKAAAFERKFEADERERELLRQEREHRREERMAERDRDIMNEPLEGKSPDSKYFWKSEKADVLRRRRAREARARGDGPSTTREDYPSMTREDHPSTTNWLGDGYHPFTNP; encoded by the exons atgactactcaaccaggtacgaattggacgcttcttgaagatgttgcgttgtgtactagttgggttcaagttactcatgattcgattacgggtaatgagatgcagttgcgagaaatgtggagtcttattcataccaattatcttgagaaaatgggtgggcaaagaactaaagaatcgatgtccagtcgttggaaattacttagtcaatcgtttagtacgtggagagacgccttggcacaagctagtggtaatcttcgaagtggggaaaatttaacggatcag gaacttcaagcacaagcttggtatggtgccaaaaccaaaagtaaaaacaaaacattcacccggtttgaatgttggaatattgtcaaagattgtcctaaatttagagttgtgcatgtcggtccagaagttttcatgaacggcacccctctacactctacaccTGAGCATGCCTCGCATGatcatgatgaagatgatgaagaagtgcctgaaacgccccccgttgaacaagcgtcggggtcgacccgttatccaattaggcctcaaggtaagaaggcttcaaagagaaaaggtaatgcttccaagaatgattatgcaaagtatatggaagatcttgcccgccaaggtgaattgaatttggcccgggaaatggctaaatttgaggctgataaggctagagaggatgcaaaagctgcagcttttgagagaaaatttgaagctgatgagagagaaagagaactacttcggcaagaaagggaacatagaagagaagaaagaatggctgaacgagatcgtgacattatgaatgagcctttagaagggaagtctccagactctaaatatttttggaagtcagAGAAAGCGGATGTGTtgcgaaggaggcgtgcaagagaagcgagagcaagaggagatggtcctagcaccacAAGAGAAGATTATCCTAGCAtgacaagagaagatcatcctagcaccacaaattggttaggtgatgGTTATCATCCATTCACgaacccataa